A segment of the Vigna radiata var. radiata cultivar VC1973A unplaced genomic scaffold, Vradiata_ver6 scaffold_129, whole genome shotgun sequence genome:
aaaaaatatgtttaaagggtccagcacatgtgtgatcgcacgcatcgtccttgtgctagacaccttttcttcttcttttataaaaatagcaaaaatatatttttaaggggtctagtacatgtgtgatcgtacgcatcgtccttgtgctagaaaaccctttcttttcNNNNNNNNNNNNNNNNNNNNNNNNNNNNNNNNNNNNNNNNNNNNNNNNNNNNNNNNNNNNNNNNNNNNNNNNNNNNNNNNNNNNNNNNNNNNNNNNNNNNNNNNNNNNNNNNNNNNNNNNNNNNNNNNNNNNNNNNNNNNNNNNNNNNNNNNNNNNNNNNNNNNNNNNNNNNNNNNNNNNNNNNNNNNNNNNNNNNNNNNNNNNNNNNNNNNNNNNNNNNNNNNNNNNNNNNNNNNNNNNNNNNNNNNNNNNNNNNNNNNNNNNNNNNNNNNNNNNNNNNNNNNNNNNNNNNNNNNNNNNNNNNNNNNNNNNNNNNNNNNNNNNNNNNNNNNNNNNNNNNNNNNNNNNNNNNNNNNNNNNNNNNNNNNNNNNNNNNNNNNNNNNNNNNNNNNNNNNNNNNNNNNNNNNNNNNNNNNNNNNNNNNNNNNNNNNNNNNNNNNNNNNNNNNNNNNNNNNNNNNNNNNNNNNNNNNNNNNNNNNNNNNNNNNNNNNNNNNNNNNNNNNNNNNNNNNNNNNNNNNNNNNNNNNNNNNNNNNNNNNNNNNNNNNNNNNNNNNNNNNNNNNNNNNNNNNNNNNNNNNNNNNNNNNNNNNNNNNNNNNNNNNNNNNNNNNNNNNNNNNNNNNNNNNNNNNNNNNNNNNNNNNNNNNNNNNNNNNNNNNNNNNNNNNNNNNNNNNNNNNNNNNNNNNNNNNNNNNNNNNNNNNNNNNNNNNNNNNNNNNNNNNNNNNNNNNNNNNNNNNNNNNNNNNNNNNNNNNNNNNNNNNNNNNNNNNNNNNNNNNNNNNNNNNNNNNNNNNNNNNNNNNNNNNNNNNNNNNNNNNNNNNNNNNNNNNNNNNNNNNNNNNNNNNNNNNNNNNNNNNNNNNNNNNNNNNNNNNNNNNNNNNNNNNNNNNNNNNNNNNNNNNNNNNNNNNNNNNNNNNNNNNNNNNNNNNNNNNNNNNNNNNNNNNNNNNNNNNNNNNNNNNNNNNNNNNNNNNNNNNNNNNNNNNNNNNNNNNNNNNNNNNNNNNNNNNNNNNNNNNNNNNNNNNNNNNNNNNNNNNNNNNNNNNNNNNNNNNNNNNNNNNNNNNNNNNNNNNNNNNNNNNNNNNNNNNNNNNNNNNNNNNNNNNNNNNNNNNNNNNNNNNNNNNNNNNNNNNNNNNNNNNNNNNNNNNNNNNNNNNNNNNNNNNNNNNNNNNNNNNNNNNNNNNNNNNNNNNNNNNNNNNNNNNNNNNNNNNNNNNNNNNNNNNNNNNNNNNNNNNNNNNNNNNNNNNNNNNNNNNNNNNNNNNNNNNNNNNNNNNNNNNNNNNNNNNNNNNNNNNNNNNNNNNNNNNNNNNNNNNNNNNNNNNNNNNNNNNNNNNNNNNNNNNNNNNNNNNNNNNNNNNNNNNNNNNNNNNNNNNNNNNNNNNNNNNNNNNNNNNNNNNNNNNNNNNNNNNNNNNNNNNNNNNNNNNNNNNNNNNNNNNNNNNNNNNNNNNNNNNNNNNNNNNNNNNNNNNNNNNNNNNNNNNNNNNNNNNNNNNNNNNNNNNNNNNNNNNNNNNNNNNNNNNNNNNNNNNNNNNNNNNNNNNNNNNNNNNNNNNNNNNNNNNNNNNNNNNNNNNNNNNNNNNNNNNNNNNNNNNNNNNNCAAACTTTACATTCCTACCATTTTCCAACGCATACCCTTTAACAACATCTATAATATCTTGCTTATTTGCAAAAAAAGTCCCTACTTCCCATGTAAAGTCCACCATACTTTTTGGCATACAAAAAGTACTAAACCTCCCATGACCTTCAGTGTCATTAACCTCTTCATCACTATCTGTTGCAGTAAGTAATTCCTCAGATTTCCACTCCTCATCTGACAAACCTCTCTCATCATGATCATCACTTTCAACACTCACATCATCACTGGCTTTAAGACTTTCTACTTCTACGTCCACATTACCATCTACATCACCATTTATATCACATTGAACAGTCACATCAATAAGTCCCTCTAAGCACTCATTATTTTCATGTACATCACGTTCATCACTAGATGTACTCCAACTACAAACATCAACTTCATCTACATGAACACCGCCACCATCTACATGAACACcgtcaccatcttcttcacccTCTTCTTGTACTTCACCATGAGCATCAACTTGTCCTTGGTCATTAGTAACATATTCAAGCATATTTATCACTACAGCCTCAGAAATAACATGTATAACATATAAATGAACCACACCATTAATCCTACCTAAGTTAGCCATATGCATGACACCAGTGTCATCAATCAATTCTTCCAACCTATTGTCCAACACTGAACCCCCTCCTACACAGTACCATAATTGTTTAAAGTTATCATATCCAAAACTTTTAACTACACTAACAGCCACAAAATAACTCCACACATCAGGGTCAAAGGACAAAGTTGTCGTGTCCCCTTCATACTTCAAGGTCCCATCAGTAATGAACTTCCCCCCATGGTGAAAAACACAGTCAAAAAAGTCGCCCATTACGCACAACACTGTATAAATAAATCTACACGCATAACACAATAtcacgacaaaaaaaaaattaaaacaataacaaaagccACACACAAAGACTAAAATAACTGTAAACATACATACGGGACCACCAAAACGCAATCGAGAATGCCAACCAAACCATGGGGGACCACAATCGAATATTATACTTTTCCAACTATAAAAAGTAAGACAATAAACCACAAAAACTAACCTTCGTTCAGGTTAACCTCCACTTAACACATGCTTCAGCGTTGCGCTTCCAACAACATATGGTCCCACACCTAGTGCTTCAACCTTTTCCAAACGCACATGCAGAAGGTCCTAACAACACTCGCACACCCACTCGAACAATAATGAATTTCTGGATGAAAACTCACGCATCCACTGTTTGCCCAAAATTCCAGCACTAAATCACGAGCCCTGTTTCAGAAATTTGCCCcaattttgattttggtttctAATTGAATGTTTCAGCAAAAGAATAAGCTTTTCCTTTTCCAtgtttactcttttttttttaatttcagcaTCTTTACTTAATTGccacaatatattaatttaattttttaatttaaaaaattaaaaaatctatattatacACGTTTTTTTTAACACGTGTCAGTGTCACCAGGCCATGTCACACACTAACTGACGCCGTTTGATGGAATTGACGGAAAGGACTTATTtggatcaaattaaaaaaaatagggacctaattgagacactaaaaaagaaagggacctatttgaaattctggacgaaaatagggacctattgagacattaaacctataaTTTTCAATACTTTTTGAAACCCATTTACcacttttaagttttttttttataatttttaatggtttttgaGACCCATTTAGCACTTTTTTTAAGTTACTGACattcacttttactttttaagttaaaaacatTCCTTTACTTTTTAGGTTAAAAACATTCCTTTACTTTTTAGGTTAAAAACGTTCCCCACCTTTACTCTTCTCTCTGTTGTTAACCTAGCAGCAGCCCCCTTTCCTTCTTCCCCTTCCCCACCTTTACTCTTCTCTCTATTGTTAACCTAGCAGCTGCAGCCCTATTTCCTTCTTCCCATTTTCTTCAAGTTCTTGTTCTTCTCTGCACTCCATCACTGGATCAATGTTTATTTACAAATGTATATGGTTTTcaacaattgaaaaaatattaaaattgtttactGGATTTCAAAAACCATTCATAACCATCGAAACCTTCCATGGTTTTCCACACCCATTGAACGACAATGGCTAATCTTCACcgtttttccctttttttttcatgcttttccaGATGaatgtatcattatttttctcaCATCACAAACCAAACCAATATTTACATATAACCATGCAAAATCTAAACTTGCAAATCTAatcaaatatgtaataatacCTGGGATGCAGTGATGGAGTGCAGAGAAAAACAAGAACTtgaagaaaaggggaagaaggaaAGGGGGCTGCGGTTACTAGGTTCACaatagaaaagagagaagagtaAAGGTGGGATTCCCaacagaaaagagagaagagtaAAGGTGAGAAACTTTTTTAACCTAACGaacttaaaaaagtaaaaatgaatgtcaataacttaaaaaaaaattaaggtgtTGTTCCCTTCACCTCCACCTATGCTCCCTCAACCTCcccaattttttataatttttttttaattacaaaattaatcttttatattttttaattttatttatttgactgttactccctccaccatcCTCCAcgtttttatttctcttttaccCTTTACAGATATGAACAATGCGTCAGATTCTTAAAAATGGATGTCAACATCCCTTCATCGAGATCCGTTGAATCAGAATAAATAATTGAGAAACTTAAAGTCCTGATAACATGGCCTTCAAAAGTACTGGAAAATCACTTTGTATGTCATGGCCTCGGAGAGCCACAGAAGCAGCTTTAGAAAGCTTGAACTTCAATCTCTTCTCCATACCATCCTCTTCTTCCTTAAATGATGTTTTGGGTTGAGCTAGCGGAAATCTGTTTGCGAGGACACCACTAATGGATGAGACTCGTGACAAACTTCCAGTGGGTGTGTCTGAATCGGAGGAACCAAGGTTTTCGGAAACAACAGTAGATAACACTGACTTAGGAGAATTGTTTTCTTGACCAAAATCTGATGACTTGAGAGAATTAGACCTCAGAGGATGTTCTGAATTGGAAATCTCTTTCTTTGGAATCTCAATCAGTTTACGAGGGTAAGGATGATTTGGCTTCCTTTTTGGGCGTGGAGGTGGAATTTCAATTGATTCCTCCAAGGCTGTGCTGTTCCCACTAGACTCTCTAACAATCTGCATGACATCAGAACAAAAGAGTTAGAATGTACTTAAACGCCAACCCTTCAACTTCACCCTCAAAAGTTATAACTTTTGCATCTCTTAAAGTCATAACATAACAACTCTAACTTATTATGACTCATGctatatatttaacatatatgGTAAATGATGGGTACTGGAATATAACAATAAACcttagaaaaaaaacatttgagcA
Coding sequences within it:
- the LOC111241017 gene encoding protein LHY-like isoform X1; this translates as MAGPGEGLKNMLAQRLLFRFEVMLKCFFSKIVRESSGNSTALEESIEIPPPRPKRKPNHPYPRKLIEIPKKEISNSEHPLRSNSLKSSDFGQENNSPKSVLSTVVSENLGSSDSDTPTGSLSRVSSISGVLANRFPLAQPKTSFKEEEDGMEKRLKFKLSKAASVALRGHDIQSDFPVLLKAMLSGL
- the LOC111241017 gene encoding protein REVEILLE 1-like isoform X2 encodes the protein MAGPGEGLKIVRESSGNSTALEESIEIPPPRPKRKPNHPYPRKLIEIPKKEISNSEHPLRSNSLKSSDFGQENNSPKSVLSTVVSENLGSSDSDTPTGSLSRVSSISGVLANRFPLAQPKTSFKEEEDGMEKRLKFKLSKAASVALRGHDIQSDFPVLLKAMLSGL